Part of the Gammaproteobacteria bacterium genome is shown below.
TGCTGATTTTACTAAAGCGCTTCATCAGCTTGATAAAGCGGTTCAGCAGCCTGGTAATGAATTTATCCGTGACTGTGTGATTCAGCGATTTGAGTTTGCTTATGAGTTAGCGGGGAAAATGTTAAAAATCCGGCTTGAGATGGAAGATATCTTTGCTAAAACACCGAAAGAAACGTTGCAAGAAGCACTGCAAGCAGGATTTATTGTGGATGGTAATGCGTGGAGTGAATTACAAAAGAACAGAAATTTAACAGTTCATGCTTATAACGAGCAATTGGCTGAACAAATATATCGCTATATTGCACAACAAGCGGTCGTATTGTTTCATCAGCTCTTAGAAAAGGCGGCGCAGTGGTAATAACAGCGGCTTCAACGTTTGGATTAAGCGCAGCACTGTATGCTGATATTTGTCAGGTGTTGCGTGGTTATCCTTCACTAGAGCAAGTATTGATTTTTGGATCACGGGCTAAAGATACTGCAAAAACCTATTCTGATTACGATTTTGCTATATTCGCGCTTGCTATGAGTGATGCAGAATTTACCGCTTTATGGCATGAGTTAAATGATTTGCCGATGATCTTTAAGTTAGATGTGTTGCATTGGAATCGGCTTCGCGAAGAATCATTAAAAAATAAAATTCTTACAGAAGGACGTTTGTTTTATTCGCCGACAATGCCGAATGTTTTTTCACAAACGCAATAATTTCTACAGTTTTTTTATTAGTTATCAATCATCCGTATTTAATTGCTAAAGCGCATTTATTTTTTTTAATAAAACAGCTTTTTAATTATCTCCCATAAGTTTTTTGTCTAGTTAACCTCGTTCAAATTGTGATGCAGCGCAC
Proteins encoded:
- a CDS encoding nucleotidyltransferase substrate binding protein, translating into MDIERLQERIADFTKALHQLDKAVQQPGNEFIRDCVIQRFEFAYELAGKMLKIRLEMEDIFAKTPKETLQEALQAGFIVDGNAWSELQKNRNLTVHAYNEQLAEQIYRYIAQQAVVLFHQLLEKAAQW
- a CDS encoding nucleotidyltransferase domain-containing protein, producing the protein MVITAASTFGLSAALYADICQVLRGYPSLEQVLIFGSRAKDTAKTYSDYDFAIFALAMSDAEFTALWHELNDLPMIFKLDVLHWNRLREESLKNKILTEGRLFYSPTMPNVFSQTQ